A genomic region of Haliotis asinina isolate JCU_RB_2024 chromosome 1, JCU_Hal_asi_v2, whole genome shotgun sequence contains the following coding sequences:
- the LOC137282080 gene encoding uncharacterized protein, which produces MSAADKSDKQKVEAFVKALTLKGIQVLAVDFDQTLLSIHSGGQWRDGVESLAQHVRPCMRDLLQHAIQRGLFVCIVTFFKQAWLIRELLQHVFPKRIASKILVQANTIDLLQRQGPDEFVGKEAHLINIFNELYQRHHVVVSSKEVMLLDDDEENVRTAIQFGHYSFLIPTDLNYENFESFAKMLTVT; this is translated from the exons ATGTCAGCTGCTGACAAGAGCGATAAACAAAAAGTGGAAGCTTTTGTCAAGGCTCTGACACTGAAGGGAATTCAGGTTTTGGCTGTAGACTTTGATCAAACATTGCTGTCGATCCACTCGGGAGGGCAATGGCGAGATGGCGTGGAAAGTCTTGCACAGCACGTGAGGCCGTGTATGCGAGATCTACTGCAACATGCTATACAGAGAGGCCTGTTTGTCTGCATCGTGACATTTTTCAAGCAAGCTTGGTTGATACGTGAATTGCTCCAGCATGTCTTCCCTAAACG tattgcCAGTAAAATACTAGTCCAAGCAAACACTATAGATCTACTTCAACGACAAGGTCCAGATGAATTTGTTGGGAAGGAAGCTCACCTCATCAACATCTTTAATGAACTTTATCAGAGACACCATGTGGTGGTCAGTTCAAAGGAGGTAATGCTTttggatgatgatgaagaaaatGTTCGGACAGCCATTCAGTTCGGACACTACTCCTTCCTCATCCCCACAGACTTGAATTAtgaaaattttgaaagttttgcTAAAATGCTGACTGTCACATAG